In one Coregonus clupeaformis isolate EN_2021a unplaced genomic scaffold, ASM2061545v1 scaf0306, whole genome shotgun sequence genomic region, the following are encoded:
- the LOC121572426 gene encoding immunoglobulin superfamily DCC subclass member 3-like, with protein sequence MLLFSLPVLGRASELAFLKEPNDVIAVRDRPLMLDCQVEGEGPISVTWRRNGVPIPIGPKASVLANGTLLIKSFQKRRESNETDAGEYDCAAQNHYGMLISRKARVQLASLPKFHIHPESMSVDEGGVARLTCQVNGIPEASISWEKNRTALNTDDNRYTILPTGILQITGVRRADSGGYRCVASNIANTRYSHEAQLTVTVAAPRIYKEPVILSGPQNLTITVHQTAILECIATGNPRPIVSWSRLDGRSIGVEGIQVLGTGNLMISDANLQHSGVYVCSANRPGTRMRRTALGRLVVQAPPEFLQWPQSVSRPAGSSAVFTCMAQGVPEPHLIWLKNGKILTPGDNVKLTNNNSTLAVTRITTEDEAIYQCIAENSAGTNQASARLALTQSTELPEAPQDLTAMALSPTTLQLTWAQPSPEVTDGIIGYVLHIRMFGEPDSRELQEAVSKTTFQHEFTTLEPATTYSIYLKAYSPLGASQQSSTVVATTLGGVPSSPSFFTKVLNKTAMQVFWELPSKPGKVEGFKLSYREVPQPNFQGQEAFPGHINTHTISHLEPAAVYEIQLVAYNGNGDSAANKRLVSLAEIGTSAKTSTGGQSPCNCRQDDEGSMTGIVVGIHIGMACIIFCALFLMFGYRRSFFCRKGTQDGWSGPRGGDRNQRAGSPKEGVIRMPEVIELVPQRCDSITAPVMVVKGQAPPAQCKVLIEQPPPCQPGTGTG encoded by the exons atgctcctcttctctctcccagtGTTGGGCAGAGCCTCTGAGCTGGCCTTCCTGAAGGAGCCCAATGATGTCATCGCAGTGCGTGACCGGCCCCTGATGCTGGACTGCCAGGTGGAAGGGGAGGGGCCTATCTCTGTGACGTGGCGGCGTAACGGCGTGCCCATTCCCATCGGGCCGAAGGCTAGCGTGTTGGCCAACGGAACTCTCCTGATCAAGAGCTtccagaagaggagagagagcaacgAGACGGACGCTGGGGAGTATGACTGTGCTGCCCAGAACCACTATGGCATGTTGATCAGCCGCAAGGCCAGGGTTCAGCTGGCAT ctCTCCCTAAGTTCCACATACACCCAGAGTCCATGTCGGTGGATGAGGGTGGCGTTGCCAGACTGACCTGCCAGGTGAACGGCATCCCAGAGGCCAGCATCTCCTGGGAGAAAAACAGAACCGCTTTGAATACTGACGATAACAG GTACACCATCCTGCCCACGGGGATCCTGCAGATAACCGGTGTAAGGCGGGCTGACAGTGGTGGGTATCGCTGCGTAGCCTCCAACATCGCTAACACTCGCTACAGCCACGAGGCCCAGCTCACTGTCACTG TGGCAGCTCCACGGATCTACAAGGAGCCGGTGATTCTGTCGGGTCCTCAGAACCTGACCATCACTGTGCACCAGACTGCCATCTTGGAGTGCATCGCCACTGGCAACCCTCGACCCATCGTGTCCTGGAGTCGGCTGG ACGGGCGCTCCATCGGGGTGGAGGGTATCCAGGTGCTGGGTACGGGGAACCTGATGATCTCAGATGCCAACCTGCAACACTCTGGGGTGTACGTGTGCTCTGCCAACCGCCCTGGCACCAGGATGAGGCGTACCGCGCTGGGCAGACTGGTGGTGCAGG CTCCTCCTGAGTTTTTGCAGTGGCCGCAGTCTGTCTCCAGACCAGCAGGGAGCAGTGCAGTGTTCACCTGTATGGCCCAGGGTGTCCCCGAGCCTCACCTCATCTGGCTGAAGAACGGCAAAATCCTGACGCCTGGTGACAACGTCAAGCTCACCAACAATAACAG tACGCTGGCGGTAACGCGCATCACCACGGAGGATGAGGCCATCTACCAGTGTATTGCTGAGAACAGCGCTGGCACCAACCAGGCCAGTGCCCGCCTGGCCCTCACCCAGTCCACGGAGTTGCCCGAGGCCCCCCAGGACCTGACGGCCATGGCCCTGTCCCCCACCACCCTGCAGCTCACCTGGGCCCAGCCCTCCCCAGAGGTCACCGACGGCATCATCGGATATGTGCTGCACATCCGCATGTTTGGCG AGCCAGACAGCAGAGAGCTGCAGGAGGCTGTCAGTAAGACCACCTTCCAGCATGAGTTCACCACCCTGGAGCCGGCCACCACCTACTCCATCTACCTCAAGGCCTACTCCCCTCTGGGAGCCAGCCAGCAGTCCAGCACTGTTGTGGCTACAACACTAGGGGGCG TACCCAGTTCTCCCAGTTTCTTCACCAAGGTGCTGAACAAGACGGCAATGCAGGTGTTCTGGGAGCTGCCCAGTAAGCCGGGCAAGGTAGAGGGCTTCAAGCTGTCCTACCGCGAGGTCCCCCAGCCCAACTTCCAGGGGCAGGAAGCATTTCCTGGTCACATCAACACCCACACCATCTCCCATCTAG AACCCGCTGCTGTGTATGAGATCCAACTGGTGGCCTACAACGGCAATGGGGACAGCGCTGCCAACAAGCGTCTGGTTTCACTGGCTGAGATTGGTACCAGCGCCAAGACCAGCACCG gtgGGCAGAGCCCATGTAATTGCAGGCAGGATGACGAGGGGTCCATGACTGGCATTGTGGTGGGAATCCACATTGGCATGGCATGCATCATCTTCTGTGCGCTGTTCCTCATGTTTGGCTACCGCCGCAG CTTCTTCTGCAGGAAGGGGACCCAAGATGGCTGGTCAGGGCCCCGAGGAGGAGACAGGAACCAGCGGGCTGGCTCACCAAAAGAGGGGGTGATCCGCATGCCCGAGGTCATTGAATTAGTGCCTCAG AGATGTGACTCTATCACTGCTCCAGTGATGGTTGTTAAGGGTCAAGCCCCCCCAGCGCAGTGCAAAGTCCTCATCGAGCAGCCCCCACCATGCCAGCCTGGCACAGGCACCGGCTAA